A portion of the Leptospira noumeaensis genome contains these proteins:
- a CDS encoding LIC10235 family protein, with protein sequence MKPKSIKPDELSKIFTELKKGEETAIGSYLVKGVRLQISKYNLSGAERVQLLYKRRRAQGMCIVCGKKVTKKNPSTDQLYRLCEEHRNKIDKGTK encoded by the coding sequence ATGAAACCTAAATCGATTAAACCGGATGAGCTGAGTAAGATTTTTACCGAACTTAAAAAAGGTGAAGAGACTGCCATCGGAAGCTATTTGGTAAAAGGGGTTCGCCTTCAAATCAGTAAATACAATCTTTCCGGTGCAGAGCGAGTTCAATTGTTATACAAAAGAAGAAGAGCCCAAGGAATGTGTATTGTATGCGGAAAAAAAGTCACAAAGAAAAATCCATCTACAGACCAACTCTATAGATTGTGCGAAGAACACCGCAACAAGATCGATAAAGGTACTAAGTAA
- a CDS encoding DUF1289 domain-containing protein, whose translation MSLKSPCTKVCMMDPDSGLCAGCFRTIEEIGKWSVMTEEEREKVWSELPQRKAGNSLR comes from the coding sequence ATGTCACTAAAATCGCCTTGTACCAAAGTCTGTATGATGGATCCCGACTCAGGACTCTGTGCAGGATGTTTTCGAACCATTGAAGAGATTGGAAAATGGTCGGTGATGACCGAAGAGGAGAGAGAAAAAGTTTGGAGTGAGCTCCCGCAAAGAAAAGCGGGAAACTCTCTCAGGTAA
- the flgN gene encoding flagellar export chaperone FlgN gives MLDWVESLRSLFTNEIDCYKRLLELEGKKRAAIHSADGKSLESLVKDSYHIMVEASELERIRMKTIEDVYEKEKFTKDESSITLTNFLNQMDRESNFKLKTFALELKKVVADLKDAIIINDKLLKTRKEFLQTTVDSLQELSRENVYTSHKQPTRRGQGQKGAIILNATA, from the coding sequence ATGTTGGATTGGGTAGAATCACTTAGAAGTTTATTTACTAATGAAATAGACTGTTACAAGCGCCTTCTGGAATTGGAAGGAAAAAAAAGAGCGGCCATCCATTCTGCGGATGGAAAATCCCTCGAGTCCCTTGTCAAAGATAGTTACCATATTATGGTAGAAGCGTCTGAATTGGAACGCATTCGGATGAAAACCATCGAAGACGTCTATGAAAAGGAAAAATTCACAAAAGACGAGTCTTCCATCACACTCACCAATTTTTTAAATCAAATGGATCGTGAATCCAATTTTAAACTTAAAACCTTTGCTTTAGAATTAAAGAAGGTAGTGGCAGATCTGAAAGATGCCATCATCATCAATGACAAACTCTTAAAAACAAGAAAAGAGTTTTTGCAAACAACTGTTGACTCTTTGCAAGAGTTATCCAGAGAAAATGTTTATACCTCACACAAACAACCGACAAGGCGTGGGCAGGGCCAAAAAGGCGCGATCATTTTGAACGCGACTGCCTAG
- a CDS encoding DUF962 domain-containing protein, translating into MEKKYKTLKDFFPFYLEEHSHPFNRALHFIGSSLALGCILGFLSTGKFYILAFALVSGYFFAWIGHFFVEKNRPATFTYPFYSFISDWIMYFKMLTGRIDVEFAKIKSNKG; encoded by the coding sequence ATGGAAAAGAAATACAAAACACTCAAAGATTTTTTCCCATTTTATTTAGAAGAACATAGTCATCCTTTCAACCGTGCTCTTCACTTTATTGGATCAAGTCTAGCATTAGGATGTATCCTCGGATTTTTATCAACAGGTAAGTTCTATATCTTAGCCTTTGCCCTTGTTAGTGGGTATTTCTTCGCATGGATTGGGCATTTTTTCGTAGAAAAGAACCGACCAGCAACCTTTACCTATCCGTTTTATTCTTTCATCTCCGATTGGATCATGTATTTCAAAATGTTAACCGGTCGCATTGATGTAGAATTTGCCAAAATTAAGTCAAATAAAGGATAA
- a CDS encoding RNA polymerase sigma factor: MKRYQGMVFSQAKKAFLTDEEAEDFTQEVFLKTYESLSQFRGESQFSTWLFQIARFRLTKVFKKKKLPITDWKEDISSVADHSKPSVVDILDKEETNHNLRSLIAKLPKSYQMPILLHYFENKPLKEIASDLNIKLGTIKSHISRGKDLIRKWWSHEIES, encoded by the coding sequence ATGAAAAGATACCAAGGTATGGTATTTTCACAGGCAAAAAAAGCCTTCCTCACGGATGAAGAAGCAGAAGATTTCACCCAAGAAGTATTTTTAAAAACATACGAATCACTCAGCCAATTTCGCGGTGAATCACAATTTTCGACTTGGTTGTTTCAGATCGCAAGATTTCGCCTAACAAAAGTTTTTAAAAAGAAAAAACTACCCATTACTGATTGGAAAGAAGATATCAGTTCTGTTGCTGATCATTCAAAACCTAGTGTAGTAGATATTTTAGACAAAGAAGAAACAAACCACAACTTGCGATCCCTCATTGCAAAATTACCAAAATCATACCAAATGCCGATTCTATTACACTACTTTGAAAACAAACCTCTCAAAGAAATTGCATCCGACTTAAATATAAAACTGGGTACGATCAAAAGCCATATTTCCAGAGGGAAGGATCTTATCAGAAAATGGTGGTCACATGAAATCGAAAGTTGA
- the aat gene encoding leucyl/phenylalanyl-tRNA--protein transferase translates to MTQRTFDQFFKNPRTWKEDLVAVGGDFSVERLLYAYTHGIFPWSEDPVRWYCLDPRAIFDLKRVHFSKTVQRKVRQGKFRISFNKAFPIVMQGCSYREKDNTWITPGFIEGYAELHRLGWAHSVEVWNAENVLVGGVYGVAIGKFFAGESMFSFESDAGKVGLFHLFEKLRMSGFELFDTQQLNHVTWQLGAYEIPKLSYLDRLERALGDGKPWVIPT, encoded by the coding sequence TTGACACAAAGGACATTTGATCAGTTCTTTAAAAACCCTCGGACTTGGAAGGAAGACCTTGTGGCCGTGGGTGGAGATTTTTCTGTAGAACGTCTGTTATATGCCTATACCCATGGAATTTTCCCATGGTCGGAAGATCCTGTTCGTTGGTATTGTTTAGACCCACGTGCCATCTTTGATTTAAAAAGAGTTCATTTTTCAAAAACCGTCCAACGCAAAGTCAGGCAAGGAAAGTTTCGAATCAGTTTTAATAAAGCATTTCCGATTGTGATGCAAGGTTGTTCCTATAGAGAAAAAGATAATACTTGGATCACACCTGGATTTATCGAAGGTTATGCAGAATTACATCGATTGGGTTGGGCCCATTCCGTAGAAGTGTGGAATGCAGAGAATGTACTCGTTGGCGGGGTGTATGGGGTTGCTATTGGCAAATTTTTTGCCGGTGAAAGTATGTTTTCTTTTGAATCTGATGCAGGAAAGGTCGGCCTTTTTCATTTATTCGAAAAACTGAGGATGTCTGGATTTGAACTTTTTGACACCCAACAACTCAATCATGTGACTTGGCAGTTGGGTGCTTATGAAATTCCAAAACTATCTTATTTAGACCGTTTGGAGCGAGCGTTAGGTGACGGAAAACCTTGGGTCATTCCAACTTAA
- a CDS encoding HAMP domain-containing sensor histidine kinase, translating into MRSFFSTLLLLNWGLLLVLLTLALGVFYIYDLVVPAVRPLILFGFVLISIFGTFYISTNIAMRITDPLATVEKKTKEINAGDFGVELSSPDIRELATLTSSINEMARRLKVQFLDLTVEKEKFNYLLQNLKEGVFAIDRNEKFLFLNRNISDTLIQKNSQFKDYIPSIKNKELLTFIKDKIHHGVEGKTEFQDGIHFYTARIYPIKSDSMIQLYIGVLSDITEDRQNQLIREQFFQNASHELKTPITSIKGYAETLEYKLKLPQDSNERKFLDAILRNTERLIRIVEDMLTVSRLENHKTVLNLTDFSLLDLVKNVSDSLGVIYSQKKQNLVLDIPSDFKVQADRLLLEDLLVNLISNASAYSPEGSSVIVRALSTENKNQIQVIDHGIGISAEDAERIFERFFRVDTNRSRKEGGTGLGLSIVKHIARLHSGEVSVSPNPKGGSIFAFEFPKK; encoded by the coding sequence ATGCGTAGTTTTTTTTCTACATTACTGTTACTCAACTGGGGTCTTTTACTTGTTTTGCTGACCCTAGCCCTGGGTGTATTTTATATTTACGATCTAGTTGTACCCGCAGTACGTCCGTTAATTTTATTTGGATTTGTTTTAATTTCTATATTTGGAACTTTTTATATTTCCACAAACATTGCGATGCGAATCACAGATCCGTTAGCCACTGTTGAGAAAAAAACAAAAGAAATCAATGCGGGGGATTTTGGAGTTGAACTTTCATCACCTGACATTCGAGAACTTGCCACACTGACCTCTTCCATTAACGAAATGGCAAGACGACTCAAAGTCCAATTTTTGGATCTGACAGTTGAAAAAGAAAAGTTTAATTATTTATTACAAAATTTAAAGGAAGGTGTTTTTGCGATTGATCGAAATGAAAAATTTCTATTTTTGAATCGAAATATTTCGGATACATTGATCCAAAAAAATTCCCAGTTTAAAGATTATATTCCTTCAATTAAAAATAAAGAACTCCTCACTTTCATTAAAGATAAAATCCATCATGGAGTGGAAGGGAAAACAGAATTCCAAGATGGAATTCACTTTTATACAGCCCGAATTTATCCTATCAAGTCGGATTCCATGATCCAGTTGTATATTGGTGTGTTATCAGACATCACCGAAGACAGACAAAACCAACTCATCCGTGAACAATTTTTCCAAAATGCTTCGCATGAATTAAAAACTCCCATAACATCGATTAAGGGGTATGCTGAGACTTTGGAATACAAACTAAAACTTCCACAAGATTCGAATGAAAGGAAATTTTTGGATGCCATTCTTAGGAATACAGAGAGGCTCATTCGGATTGTGGAAGATATGTTGACGGTCTCACGTCTGGAAAACCACAAAACAGTTTTGAATCTGACTGACTTTTCCCTTTTGGATCTAGTAAAAAATGTTTCGGACTCACTAGGTGTCATTTATTCGCAGAAAAAACAGAATTTGGTTTTGGACATCCCTTCGGACTTCAAAGTGCAAGCCGATCGTTTGTTACTGGAAGACCTACTCGTAAATTTGATTTCGAATGCCTCGGCTTATAGCCCTGAAGGTTCCAGTGTGATCGTCCGGGCTTTATCCACAGAAAATAAAAATCAAATCCAAGTGATTGACCATGGAATTGGAATTTCTGCCGAAGATGCCGAAAGGATCTTTGAACGTTTTTTCCGAGTGGATACCAATCGTTCTAGGAAGGAAGGGGGAACGGGCCTTGGCCTTTCCATAGTCAAACACATCGCTCGTTTGCATTCAGGAGAAGTTTCCGTTTCCCCAAACCCCAAAGGTGGCTCCATTTTTGCCTTTGAATTTCCTAAAAAATAG
- the flgK gene encoding flagellar hook-associated protein FlgK yields the protein MGSTFQGIEIGKRGLSVHQQAIQTTGHNISNADNKHYARQRVVMNSMDPLYEPAFNRAEVPGQIGQGVKVSEIERVRDNFIDDRIIDSSSLKEYWGKKNDYLYQVETVFNEPTGTTLRSMMDQFWSSWEDLSNYPEETAHRAVVQEKAEALGSRMEDVYRKLSLLRDQSNREIESKVNHLNTVAENIKSLNEKITKSQALGDNPNDLLDRRDELLQELAGMADITIGRSDEDELMVFIGQQILVQGQKVHKIDLVGNPNNDGLLDLKWSETGDTVLLRKGSIQALYEIRDRILVEKINAVDALAINAMDVINEIHKDGFGLNGKTNLNFFESRALATNTFGEIDTDGDGLNDKTAVFRVTGRTSLDADRPIGISGTMRFLKASPGGETEILVPYSKDDTLNAVIKRINRSETGVVAYMSHDNQLALKATTNPLDKKENFMIRHLEDSGELLVGLTGILTATGVAGSFDYRKVGEINKFQANAQDITLTPMYHPSSFFKMSEDVRNNPANIAAARGKDVNGSGDYNSPNGQKDGSNALLIAAALREKPVMFDYSKTTDDFYNSLISRLGTEAREAKQEYTTQNELMVELENMRQSVMGVNLDEEMANMVQFQQSYNASARMISTLNEMLDTIINRLGV from the coding sequence ATGGGATCAACATTCCAAGGAATTGAAATAGGGAAACGAGGACTTTCGGTCCACCAACAAGCGATCCAAACTACAGGTCATAACATATCCAATGCGGATAACAAACATTATGCTCGCCAAAGAGTGGTCATGAATAGTATGGACCCTCTGTATGAACCAGCTTTCAACCGAGCAGAGGTTCCAGGACAAATTGGACAAGGGGTAAAAGTTTCCGAAATTGAAAGAGTTCGGGATAATTTCATTGATGACCGTATCATTGATTCTTCTTCTCTCAAAGAATATTGGGGAAAAAAGAACGATTACTTATACCAAGTAGAAACAGTTTTTAACGAACCAACAGGAACCACACTTCGTTCCATGATGGATCAGTTCTGGTCTTCCTGGGAGGATCTTTCTAACTACCCAGAAGAAACAGCACATAGAGCTGTGGTTCAAGAAAAAGCGGAAGCCCTTGGTTCAAGAATGGAAGATGTGTATCGCAAACTTTCTCTCTTACGTGACCAGTCCAATCGTGAGATCGAATCCAAAGTCAATCATTTGAATACAGTGGCAGAGAATATCAAATCTCTGAACGAAAAAATCACAAAATCACAAGCATTAGGTGATAATCCCAATGACCTTTTGGATAGAAGGGATGAACTTTTACAAGAACTTGCGGGAATGGCGGACATTACCATTGGCCGCAGTGATGAAGATGAACTCATGGTTTTTATTGGCCAACAGATCCTTGTCCAAGGACAAAAGGTTCATAAAATTGATTTGGTCGGAAACCCCAATAACGATGGCCTTCTGGATTTAAAATGGTCAGAGACTGGTGATACAGTCCTTCTTCGTAAGGGAAGCATCCAAGCTTTATACGAAATCAGAGACCGAATCCTTGTCGAAAAAATCAATGCCGTTGATGCCCTTGCCATCAATGCGATGGATGTCATCAACGAAATCCATAAAGATGGATTTGGTTTGAATGGAAAAACCAATCTTAACTTTTTTGAAAGTAGGGCTCTTGCTACCAATACCTTCGGTGAAATTGATACCGATGGAGATGGATTAAACGATAAAACGGCTGTGTTCCGCGTGACTGGTCGCACATCACTTGATGCGGATCGTCCAATTGGAATTTCAGGAACCATGCGTTTTCTAAAAGCAAGTCCTGGTGGGGAAACAGAGATTTTGGTTCCTTACTCTAAAGATGATACTTTGAATGCTGTCATCAAACGAATCAATCGTTCGGAGACAGGTGTTGTCGCTTACATGTCGCATGACAACCAGTTGGCGCTAAAAGCAACCACGAACCCTCTGGATAAAAAAGAAAACTTTATGATCCGCCACTTAGAAGATTCCGGGGAACTACTTGTGGGTCTGACAGGAATCTTAACAGCTACGGGTGTGGCTGGATCTTTTGATTACCGCAAAGTAGGTGAAATCAACAAATTCCAAGCCAATGCCCAGGACATCACTCTCACACCGATGTATCATCCTTCTTCTTTCTTTAAAATGTCTGAAGATGTGAGAAACAATCCGGCAAACATTGCTGCCGCTCGTGGTAAAGATGTCAATGGATCTGGTGATTACAATTCACCTAACGGACAAAAAGACGGATCCAATGCCCTTCTCATTGCCGCAGCCCTCCGCGAAAAACCGGTGATGTTTGATTATTCCAAAACAACAGATGATTTTTATAACTCACTCATCTCTAGACTTGGAACCGAGGCAAGAGAAGCAAAACAAGAGTATACCACTCAAAATGAACTGATGGTGGAACTAGAAAACATGCGTCAGTCTGTGATGGGTGTGAACTTAGATGAGGAGATGGCCAATATGGTTCAGTTCCAACAATCGTATAATGCTTCGGCGAGAATGATCTCCACACTCAATGAAATGTTAGATACCATCATCAATAGGTTAGGTGTATAA
- the argJ gene encoding bifunctional glutamate N-acetyltransferase/amino-acid acetyltransferase ArgJ, with the protein MKFPLGFYSFGKNIGIKDTSLDFAVIYSENRCKAAAVFTRNNFPGAPIYVGRDHIKDGYLQAIVINSKNSNVATGEQGIKNSYAICTELGKSLGIPERDILPSSTGVIGVPLPIEKILNACSTAKADLKLGNLEEVAEAIMTTDTRKKISYRTMTNQTSEGVMYGIAKGAGMIEPNMATMLSYIFCDYLPESGDLQGILKRVVDVTYNCVTIDSDTSTSDTVVLMCSGVLGTIPDDVFESHLKEIATDLSKMIARDGEGASKLIELTVSEGRDDAQVTKIGKSILNSPLVKTAIYGGDPNWGRFVMAIGKVFDEPIPYDHLEIQLGGISVKGADNDTKTKLAEYLKSNEEIHISVILNTGSFQKTFWSCDFTEGYIQENAYYTT; encoded by the coding sequence ATGAAGTTTCCATTGGGATTTTATTCCTTCGGCAAAAACATAGGGATCAAAGACACAAGTTTAGATTTTGCAGTTATATATTCGGAAAATCGATGTAAGGCTGCCGCTGTATTCACTAGGAATAATTTTCCTGGAGCTCCCATTTATGTAGGCCGAGACCATATCAAAGATGGTTACCTCCAAGCCATTGTCATCAATTCTAAAAACTCCAATGTTGCCACGGGGGAACAAGGAATCAAAAATTCTTATGCAATTTGTACGGAACTTGGAAAATCTTTAGGAATCCCTGAAAGAGACATTCTTCCTTCCTCCACTGGAGTGATTGGTGTTCCCCTTCCCATCGAAAAAATCCTTAACGCTTGTTCTACGGCAAAAGCAGATTTAAAATTAGGGAATTTAGAAGAAGTGGCGGAAGCCATAATGACCACGGACACTCGTAAAAAAATCTCCTATCGTACAATGACAAACCAAACAAGTGAAGGTGTCATGTATGGAATTGCCAAAGGTGCGGGGATGATTGAACCAAATATGGCAACCATGTTGTCTTATATTTTTTGCGATTACCTTCCTGAATCTGGTGACCTTCAAGGGATTTTAAAACGAGTTGTGGATGTAACTTACAATTGTGTCACCATTGATTCTGATACTTCCACAAGTGATACCGTGGTACTGATGTGTTCGGGTGTTCTTGGAACCATCCCTGATGATGTTTTTGAATCTCATTTAAAAGAAATCGCAACCGACCTTTCTAAAATGATTGCCCGTGATGGAGAAGGCGCTTCGAAACTCATCGAACTGACTGTTTCTGAAGGAAGAGATGATGCACAAGTCACAAAAATTGGAAAGTCCATCCTCAATTCTCCTCTTGTGAAAACTGCAATTTATGGCGGAGATCCCAACTGGGGCAGGTTTGTGATGGCAATCGGAAAAGTATTTGATGAACCCATTCCCTACGATCATCTAGAAATCCAATTAGGTGGAATTTCTGTTAAGGGAGCTGACAACGACACCAAAACAAAGTTAGCCGAATATCTAAAATCAAATGAAGAAATCCATATTTCAGTCATTTTAAATACAGGATCTTTTCAAAAAACTTTTTGGAGTTGTGATTTTACCGAAGGATATATTCAGGAAAACGCTTACTATACAACATGA
- a CDS encoding PP2C family protein-serine/threonine phosphatase gives MRELTITILSFLLFFLILLFAFIGFQNNNKRLPFYHYPSGLIVNIGEGNRAHWGNSVVQEDLEKFESITDFTNIDSYPLHIKKTDGEIYEENFKLTTLRKTDVLGVFFSDLFLAFFSLAIAVYFYYSTRDALIFGFFLNFGLVILSNVFVLTFKNSIFLFILTLYLGSFLQYHLIYRLRGKEINSKWLLPQILISFIMAMIASQEKSDMLLIDRIVLVAHAITILFGSINIFANIYEIIKSKPREEALVKRIILVLSIFLYVSLPVSTLFFDRNPWFFIHRSFIIVTYFLFILSFFYGTYRYTFVPSLVIFTPSIVTLILVLIILGTYIGSIFIFDFVLPVRYLKDRWVFNLIYLFLVTAYLIPLKLRVKEFFDYWFFEQNPKLSEGINKITALLSSPLSMRKTILTINRTVKETVNISNIIILIPGDQFASTDLRNIDFVRISPQSEIWNFFTSTDRVTVTSHLEYGIGLRETLYNFLKGLNVQLAFPAYDSSSNKKNIQAMILIGEKLDKKYFSIGELKFINEVVKISGMLLENYSLLEDEIQKRKIVRDIQTASIVDNTLRLILPSEVKGIDYGYISKPAVGISGDYLDIIPISQTKMIVLLGDVAGHGLGTGFLVSAIKGIVREQLRNGTSLEGLFREINSFFRARYKGNEFMTLLGGIFDSKENIFKYVNAGHLSLIEMRADGQIKLHSKTQRVLGILETDYHAQELKLIPGTKLFLYSDGITEAFSERDEIFGEETLIEFLHFNAQKTVKEIPPLLETKMTNFRGNREQSDDITFIGLSFTPN, from the coding sequence ATGAGAGAACTAACAATTACCATACTCTCTTTTCTTTTGTTTTTTTTAATCTTACTTTTTGCTTTTATTGGGTTTCAAAATAACAACAAAAGACTTCCTTTTTATCATTATCCTTCAGGTCTGATCGTAAATATCGGAGAGGGGAACCGGGCCCACTGGGGAAATTCAGTGGTTCAGGAAGATTTAGAAAAATTTGAATCCATTACTGATTTTACAAATATAGATTCTTATCCCTTACATATCAAAAAAACCGATGGGGAAATTTATGAGGAAAATTTCAAACTCACAACGCTTCGCAAAACGGATGTTCTCGGAGTCTTTTTTTCTGATTTATTTTTGGCTTTTTTTAGTTTAGCAATTGCCGTTTACTTTTATTATTCCACAAGGGATGCTTTAATATTTGGTTTTTTTCTCAACTTTGGACTTGTCATTCTTTCCAATGTATTTGTACTCACATTCAAAAATTCCATCTTTTTGTTTATACTGACACTTTATTTAGGAAGTTTTCTCCAATACCATTTGATCTACAGACTCAGAGGTAAAGAAATCAATTCCAAATGGTTGTTACCACAAATTCTCATTTCATTTATCATGGCAATGATTGCTTCACAAGAAAAATCCGATATGTTATTAATCGACAGAATCGTATTAGTGGCACATGCAATCACAATCCTATTTGGCTCAATCAATATCTTTGCAAATATTTACGAGATCATCAAATCAAAACCAAGAGAGGAAGCATTAGTCAAACGGATCATCCTTGTACTTTCGATTTTTCTTTATGTATCACTTCCGGTTAGCACTCTCTTTTTTGATAGAAACCCTTGGTTTTTTATCCATAGATCTTTTATTATAGTTACCTATTTTTTATTTATACTTTCTTTCTTTTATGGTACTTACCGTTATACATTTGTTCCCTCATTAGTTATTTTTACACCCAGTATCGTAACTCTCATTTTGGTTTTGATCATTTTGGGAACTTACATTGGCTCCATTTTTATTTTTGATTTTGTTCTACCTGTTCGTTACCTAAAGGATAGATGGGTATTTAACTTAATTTATCTGTTTTTAGTCACAGCTTATCTCATCCCTCTCAAACTAAGGGTCAAAGAATTTTTTGATTATTGGTTTTTTGAACAAAACCCAAAGTTAAGTGAGGGAATTAACAAAATCACAGCACTTTTATCTTCTCCGCTTTCAATGCGAAAAACCATCCTTACCATCAATCGAACGGTAAAAGAAACGGTTAATATTTCCAACATCATCATCTTAATTCCGGGAGATCAATTCGCAAGTACAGACCTTCGGAACATTGATTTTGTGCGTATCTCACCTCAGTCGGAAATTTGGAATTTTTTTACAAGTACTGATCGTGTTACGGTAACTTCTCATCTTGAATATGGAATTGGCTTACGCGAAACATTATATAATTTTTTAAAAGGACTGAATGTCCAATTGGCATTTCCTGCTTATGATTCTTCTTCGAACAAAAAAAACATCCAAGCGATGATTTTAATCGGTGAGAAGTTAGATAAAAAATATTTCTCCATTGGAGAATTAAAATTCATCAACGAAGTAGTGAAAATTTCAGGGATGTTACTCGAAAACTATAGTCTGTTAGAAGATGAAATTCAAAAACGTAAAATCGTAAGGGACATCCAAACCGCATCCATTGTCGACAACACACTCAGGCTCATTTTACCTAGTGAAGTCAAAGGGATTGATTACGGATATATTTCTAAACCTGCTGTAGGAATTTCAGGAGATTATTTAGACATCATTCCTATTTCCCAAACCAAAATGATTGTTTTGTTAGGTGACGTTGCGGGACATGGACTAGGAACCGGATTTTTAGTCAGTGCCATCAAAGGAATTGTGAGAGAACAATTACGAAATGGGACTTCACTCGAAGGATTGTTTCGTGAAATCAATTCGTTTTTCCGCGCAAGGTATAAAGGAAACGAATTTATGACTCTCCTCGGTGGGATTTTTGATTCCAAAGAAAATATTTTTAAGTATGTCAATGCAGGTCATCTTTCTCTCATTGAGATGCGGGCCGATGGACAAATCAAATTACATTCTAAAACACAGCGTGTTCTCGGAATTTTAGAAACGGATTACCATGCCCAAGAATTAAAATTAATCCCTGGAACCAAACTTTTCCTTTATTCGGATGGGATCACCGAAGCCTTTAGTGAACGAGATGAGATTTTTGGTGAAGAAACTTTAATTGAATTTTTACATTTTAATGCACAAAAAACTGTAAAAGAAATCCCTCCCCTACTCGAAACAAAAATGACAAATTTTCGCGGGAACAGGGAACAATCGGATGATATTACATTTATTGGTCTTTCTTTTACACCCAACTAG
- a CDS encoding response regulator: MKILIVDDEEDIAGLIQFHLEEEGFQTEVCHNGMEVLPRLEKNLPDGIILDLMLPGIGGMDLCKRIKEKYPHIPILMVTAKTGETDVVLGLELGADDYIRKPFNIRELVARVRTVTRRTTDPNQEVQGTISTGKIQINPTAHKVFVEGTEIDLTLIEFKLLQLFAGNPGVAFSRDKLLDRIWGKDVFVTDRTVDVNIKRLRDKLLSEKERLETIRGVGYRFRDA, from the coding sequence ATGAAAATACTAATTGTAGATGACGAAGAAGACATTGCAGGACTCATCCAATTCCATTTAGAGGAAGAAGGATTTCAAACTGAAGTATGTCACAATGGGATGGAAGTCCTCCCCCGTTTAGAAAAAAATCTCCCGGATGGAATCATCTTAGATCTGATGTTACCCGGAATTGGTGGGATGGATCTTTGCAAACGAATCAAAGAAAAATACCCGCACATTCCCATTTTAATGGTAACAGCAAAAACCGGGGAGACCGATGTAGTTCTCGGCCTCGAGCTTGGTGCCGATGATTACATTCGCAAACCATTCAACATTAGAGAACTTGTTGCTCGCGTAAGAACAGTTACACGAAGGACAACTGATCCAAACCAAGAAGTCCAAGGCACCATTTCCACTGGAAAAATCCAAATCAACCCAACAGCACACAAAGTGTTTGTAGAAGGAACAGAAATTGATCTGACATTAATCGAATTCAAACTTTTACAACTATTTGCTGGAAATCCTGGGGTAGCTTTTTCTAGGGACAAACTCTTAGATCGAATTTGGGGAAAAGACGTTTTTGTAACTGACAGAACTGTGGATGTAAATATCAAACGCCTTCGCGACAAATTACTTTCTGAAAAAGAAAGATTAGAAACCATTCGCGGGGTCGGTTACCGATTCCGAGATGCGTAG